The Seriola aureovittata isolate HTS-2021-v1 ecotype China chromosome 2, ASM2101889v1, whole genome shotgun sequence genome has a segment encoding these proteins:
- the b9d2 gene encoding B9 domain-containing protein 2 → MAELHIIGQIVGASGFPQNSLFCKWGVHTGGAWRLLSGLKEGQTQVDIPQIGDMAYWSHPIDLHYATKGLQGWPKLHLQVWHQDSFGRCQLYGYGYCHIPSSPGHHRISCVTWRPLGSWQEQLAQMFVGGGPQLRSPDLIYNGADRYRLQTEAMGTVELELGVIMRHFDKHGVES, encoded by the coding sequence ATGGCAGAGCTGCATATTATCGGCCAGATCGTCGGGGCCAGTGGTTTCCCGCAGAACAGCCTGTTTTGCAAATGGGGAGTTCATACGGGAGGAGCATGGCGTCTTCTGTCCGGGCTGAAGGAGGGTCAGACCCAGGTGGATATACCCCAAATCGGAGACATGGCGTACTGGAGTCACCCGATTGATCTGCACTACGCGACAAAGGGACTTCAAGGCTGGCCGAAGCTTCATCTCCAAGTTTGGCACCAGGACTCTTTCGGGCGCTGTCAGTTGTACGGGTACGGATACTGCCACATCCCGTCTAGCCCCGGACATCATCGGATAAGCTGTGTGACTTGGAGGCCGCTCGGATCCTGGCAGGAGCAGTTGGCACAAATGTTTGTCGGCGGAGGACCACAGCTCCGCAGCCCGGACCTCATATACAACGGGGCGGACAGATACAGACTGCAAACCGAAGCCATGGGGACTGTGGAGCTGGAGCTAGGCGTTATCATGAGACACTTCGACAAACATGGCGTCGAGAGTTAA